Genomic segment of Macrobrachium rosenbergii isolate ZJJX-2024 chromosome 19, ASM4041242v1, whole genome shotgun sequence:
ATTACTAAAGATTTTGTGTGCATGCCATTTAgcaatttcttcagtttttggtGGTCTTTATGGCACATGTAAAGTGAGTTTGGTGAAAGAATTAGAATTTTGCATAAGAGTTTTAGATATAGGCTATAGGCTATTGGTAGTAAGCCTAGGTAAACAGTACATAGACTATTTGctgataatttgtatatttcaagaAGTTGTTTTGTGCATAAATTTATTTACCATGCACCTTTGTGGTTGGTTatgcatttttatcatgttagtttaaaaattaattgtaatgAAGTCTTCAGAAAATTTTTACCAttgtttaacaaatatatatttctttacaggTCACTGATCTAAATTTCAGACTGTGTATTTAAAAGTAGTTGGCATCTTAAGAATTATGTAAGATGGAAGTCTCAAACTGCCTTAGCTGGACTCTAAGCAGCAAGCGATATCCACACTGCTACCAATGGATTTTTAGAAACATATTATTTGTTTATACCTCAGTGAAGTATTAATAAGTTGGAAAATCATGTGATGAAACAGGACaagtaatttagatttttttttaagttggacCTTGTGAACTGGTGATGAATGAAGGAGATGTGATTTAATGGTAAAGTTTATCCTTAATGGGCATGTTATTGTCAATAACTCTACCTTATTCGTACCTTGCATCATTGTGCCTTATCTCGAGTGGGCAATTAAGCATACCATCAGCAATAATGATTAGTGTAAGTTGTCCTTTTTTGTTGCCTACTTGATTTCTCTCCTAGAGAGTTCGTGAAGGGATGAAAGAATTTGTCCTGCAGCGGTGGTGATTCATTACTGTGATAGAAATCAAGCATTCCAGGGTACAACCTATACATTCCAAAATAGTGGTAAGTCTAGTCCGTCGTCAGTCACACAACAAAAGTGTCACAATGGATCACAGTGAGCTCATAGCCGAAATGGCTTACATCGAAAAGCTGTCGACTCAAGAGCGGCTGAAGCTGGCGAGGAGGAGACGCATGCAGCAGATGAAGAAGTACactcagaaagagaaagaagtagCTGGGtccaaaaaagaaaagacagCACAAAATGAAGCTCAAAAAAGAAGACGGGAGAATGGCAAGAAAGTTTGCTTTATCAGCAACGTTATGTTGCTAGAAGCTGCAGCGCGCAAcgatattgatgaaggtgagtaTTGAGCATTGTATTAGATACCTgatcattcagtatttatggttgATGTGTATTCATGATATCCTTCATTTTAgggctggaaaaataaaaatttttaaatagctGTCATTAGTAATACAGTATTTTCTGCTAGTAGGTAAGGTCATACCTTTATCATtcaagtttttatgaatatttgtaataGAAACTGTACTGAAATACTGTACACATAATGGGAATATGGAGGAACAAAATACACTGACTGCCACCAAATTAAAGCTTCCTTGTTCTTGGTGATGACCAATGGTGTACTTTGGTAGATGAGATCTTTTGTTAGATGAAAGGGATGTCACTGCATTTAGTGTTGTCAAGGAAGGTCTCTCCAATACTACTATTATTCTCTTTGCCGTAGTAATTCTAAGTTGCTGTGATTTCACAAACCTTAGGCCATTCAGTATTTACTAGATGTGAGTACTGTAATTGGAGATCAGTATTTGGTAAAGTTCCAATTCACTATTACTGTTATGGTGATGCTCTTgacaattatttgaaaattaacaaaGTTGCTATATTGAGTATTTGCCTCCCAAATTGCCTTTGACATTTTTGAAGCAGCTGTGATTGAGCTGGCAGTTAAGTGGTTAGTTTCCAGCCCCTAGTAGTTGCTCCATACTACATAGGTAGTTTTGCCaatgagagaaatttttttatttggttttggtCTGCTAGCTGAGATTGACATGGGAAAGGcatttgtaaaaaatttatttgtataaaatgaaattcaagatatttttgtatatcaaaAAGCTGCTCATATTTGGCATTTCAAGACCAGCAACTTGGGGGTAGGAGCATCTCCAGGCTTTAGTGTCACTAATTGTGTAATTCAGAAATAAGATATCAGAAGATTTTGTGATGTAAACACTCAACAATGTTTGCACTGCATTTTTATCATGCTGCTAGGTTTTATACCATAGTCaggcatttacaaaaaaatgagatTGTTGCCCTATGGTAAGCATATTACTATTTGTTTGTATATCAGTTTAAACTTGAATGAACTGCAGTGGCAACTAAGATTTTAGTTGGtgatttttcatgtgaatatCAGAATGGTTGTTTTTAAAACTATCAGAGGAAATACCAGTCATTTGGCTGATAGACAGGCATTAGAGCTTTAAAATTGTATATACCTTTAGCACGTAGCCTGGTAagtttgaaacattttatttattgattgcattttatatttttccaaatagtTAAGGCACTTTTGGAAAACACCGTAGATCCAGACTCCACAAACGAGGATGGTCTGACTGCCTTACATCAGTGTTGCATTGATGATTCAGAAGAGATGATGAAATTATTAGTCTTTCATGGGGCTGACGTTAATGCACAAGACTCAGAAAAATGGACGCCTCTTCATGCTGCAGCAACCTGTGGGCATCTTCATCTAGCAAAATTTTTAATTGCAAAGTAAGTTTTGATGGTTAGGCATTTCTAAAGTGAAGAAAATGCTATCTTATTTCAAACATTCTTTATAGCTCATGTGTCATAGGCTGTATGTGCAGAAAGATTTGAATTACTGTAGAAATTTAGATTCATCCACTATTTTTAATATCTATCCTgactttttggggggaggggggatttgaAGGCATGGTGATTAGTATATATCACTTTACTGTTGATTTCctattctatagtttttttttttatgtggtagCACTTGTCAGATATGAGCAGATTAGAATGGCCATTTTGACAGCTCCTTTCATTATCAGCTTTGACTTCCTTAGCTTCCTGTGATGACCATTTGCACTGTTTGTCCATAACTGTTTTCTTGTTCACATtaaattacaatactgtataaTGCAGAATTCACTGGTTTTAATGGGCAataacatttttaactttttaggcAGAAAAGTATAAAAGAGATTATAGGGAATAGATgaaaagaaacaggtaaaaagcATGGTGACTGAGGCCATATGGATGCTGAAAGAACCTTTAATTGTGGTACAATACAATATGCTGTGCAAAGCACTCTGTAGGCATTAACCTCCTGTGGGGACTGTGTTTATAAAGTGTAGTTAAATTGGACATGAATAATGTATGGCATTGTGAGGAATTAAAATTTTCTTAGAGCTTTTTTTCCCAAATTCCAGTGAATTGTTTACCACCTGAGGTTGTTTTATCAACTGTCTACTTGTTTACACTTGTGggagataaatatttttacttagtaTGACCTTGAAAGAAGCCTCTTTAGGGGGTTGCCTCTTGCAGTAGCTTGCATGACCCACTGCAAATGACAATAAAGGTGCTTTTGAGTGTCCGTTAGTCCCCCAATAGTATtgctttcttatttatatttttcttttttgcactgTGGTCTTCTTctacttactgtatatactgtactcaacttctttaactttatgtTGTTGATGTTTAAACCTGTAAAGAGCAAATAATTTTGGGAAATATAGTTACATGTAAATCAAAAAAGTGATTCAGTTGTCTTGTTAAGGTACTGCATAATAGTAATATACtcaatgtgtatactgtatactattaTTAACAGTGTTTTCTGTGTAGCAGTTTAGTTTagaaaaagatgtaaagaatacagataagagaaggaaaaagaaataatctttCACTGCTGTTACAAGGCATTCTTTTACCTGCCTTAAAGACAAGTTATAAAGCTATGTACAgctaaaattattagaaataaatgtttatgaCAATAGAGGTAATGAGACAAAGCAGGAGTTTGAATTTGATAGATACTTCAATTGAATATTGAACAAGTTTCAGAACTTGACTTGTGTACCTATATACCAGCCCTTCACTTACTACTAAAGTATGTTTACTCAAGTTAGGAACCTCTGTGTCAAAGTGCaccaaagaaaatgttatttaagaAATCttgtgcaaaaaaataatttgaaagtaatAAGTCATCTGTAAGAAGTAGCATTCTTGATTGATTTTCCATTAATGGTAATAAATGTGTGTGCAAATGAAGaggctatacatatacagtaccaaTGGCATATGccaatatgatattatatatatatatatatatatatatatatatatatatataatatatatatatataatatatatatatataatatatatatatatatataatatatatatgtatatatatatatatataatatatatatatatatatatataatatatatatatatatatatatatatatatatatatatatatatatatatatatatatatatatataatatatatatatatatatatatatatatatatatatatatatatatatatatatatatatatatatatatatatatatatatatatatatatatatatatatatatatatatataatatatatatatatatatatatatatatatatatatatataatatatatatatatatatatatatatatatatatatatatatatatatatatatatatatatatatatatatatatatatatatatatatatatatatatatatatatatatatatatatatatatatatataatatatatatatatatatatatatatatatatatatatatatatatataatatatatatatatatatatatatatatatatatatatatatatatatatataatatatatatatatataatatatatataatatatatatatatatatatatataatatatatatatatatatataatatatatatatatatatatatatatatatatatatatatataatatatatatatatatatatatatatatatatatatatatatataatatatatatatatataatatatatatatatatatatatatatatatatatatatatataatatatatatatataatatatatatatatatatatatatatatatataatatatatatatatatatatataatatatatatatataatatatatatatatatatatatatatatatatataatatatatatatatatatatatatatataatatatatatatatatatatatatatatatatatatatatatatatataatatatatatatatatatatataatatatatatatatatataatatatatatatatatatatatatatatatatatatatatatatatatatatatatatatatatatatatatatatatatatatatatatatatatatatatatatatatatataatatatatatatataatatatatatatataatatatatatatataatatatatatatataatatatatatatatataatatatatatatatatatatatatatatatatatatatatatatatatatatatatatatatatatatatatatatatataatatatatatatatatatatatatatatatatatatatatatatatatatatatatatatacatatatatatatatatatatatatatatatatatatatatatatatatatatatatatatatatatatattttttttgataatggtgatgtattttaatataatattaatgggttaatttttattatgttgttgaaactaattaaaaaatgcctgaatattttttgttttccctacAGAGGTGCCAATCTTCTTGCTGTAAATGCTGATGGAAATATGCCATACGATATATGTGAAGATGATGCCACACTGGATTACATTGAAGGTGAGATGGCACGTCGAGGTGTTACTCAGAAGCTTATAGATGAGACACGCTCTGCCACAGAGAATTGTATGCTGGAAGACCTGAAACAAATCAAAGCAGAGGGACACAGCTTAATGCTACGAGATCATCAAGGGGCAACACCAGTGAGTGAAATACTTTCCATGTCATGCTCAGTTTTGTCCTCAGTAATGGGAGTTGAATATCAAAATTAATCTCTGTAacataataaaagtatttttagggATTCTAATAATTTTGTTGCTCCGTCGAATTATGTCTGTTATTGAATAGCTATGTCCCTACCTCCCCATGGAAAAAAGTGATAGATGACAACCTAGATCTGTTTGGAGTTATGGCAGAAAGAGTGCAGAAAAGAAGAGACTGGAGGATCTGCGGTAATTTCCTGCCTAACCCCACGAAAGTAAAAGCGGTTGAAAATTTTTTGGATAAATATCCATAACTTGTCCGTGAGTTTATGGGGAGAATTGAATCATGCCATGAGCACTGTTAAAAAGTTTTTAGGGATGTAACTTGAGAGCAGTTTGCGCAGAAGTATAAGGTTATTTATGTTTAATGGGATTGTATGAagaacttatttaatttttaagaaatgttatATATCAAGTACCAGGTTTACTCCTCCCTATagttttgcattttgtatttatgtagatGAAAAATTGTCTAGTGCATATATGTTCTTTGCTTTCCAGCTTCACATAGCTGCGGCCAATGGGTATGTTAAGGTTGTGGAGTACCTCTTAAGCCAAAATGTACCTACAGAAGTGAGGGATCATGATGACTGGTCACCTCTACATGCAGCAGCATGCTGGGGACATGTAAGTAAATGATatagtatgtacagtacagtatttttattcattgattttttaaCAAGGTAACttaaatttttcatacataaattatacaatgCTGTTCATAATCAGGGccctaaaataatttaaaaatcacaatttccTGTAAAATTTATGTGTAGTGTTGTATGTGTAAAAATGACAGaactttgttttcaaaattgAGATCACAGAACTGatgattttagaataaaaaaaatatgagtgtaATTTTGGGTTTCTAATTATGTAACATGACTGTAtggtaattttaattattatattaatatttgtgaagATATTGTTGTTGTCCACCAGATATTTAGTGAAAGGAAAGTTGATATGTATCTGTGAATTTTCTATACATGATAAGGTGTGTCTGGTTAtacaaaacagttttaaataGGGAAATGTATTAATCACTTGATTTATCAAAAGATAGTAAGGAAGGATGATTTGGTTTATGGATTGTAAGAGTTGACTGCACTGTTCTTCTGGAGCAGAAgtattgaaagatttttttttataacttttcaaaGGGGGAACAAATTGTAGTTTTCCAAAATTGTATTGCATATTTTTTCGTGTAAAATTTTTGTGATAGAAAATGTCTTAAGTGGGAGGTGCAGAATCATGGCAGCTATGGTGAAAGATCAAAACCATTTAAGGTAGTAAAGTTTGCATTTatttgcataactttttttttatattatgcatcataattattttgaatgcATAAACAGATAGTACTGTCTAATGTGAAGTTTATTTTACAGCCGGATGTTCTGGAATTATTAGTACAAAATGGAGCCAATCTTCATGCTCGTACAAAAAATCAGGAGACTCCTTATGGTGAGTTTTACTGTTTATTCTGAATCTTTCTCCTTGTTGTAATTGTTGATATAAACTGAATGCCATCCAAGCCATCCTTTGCTAATAAAAGGGAAGTGGAATTCGTAGTGCTTTATAGCAGTGTAAACTGCGGGTTATCTACATTTTGGGGGTATCCTTGCAAAGGTTCTGCAAAAGTCTGTTCCAATAAAACTACATTTTGCTGTCTTCCATAATCTATTTTGACTTTGACTTTATGTGctgttaaatattaattttaatttttttgctattgttttgttaacaagatttttcagaaatataattcACAGATAGGCATGGTTTGATTTTGGTGGTTCAAATCcagatagaattatttttttttaacgtctttTTGCTCTAGGGCTTTGAGCTAAGGCCACTTTCTTTGTATGACAACAACCAGATTTTGCTGGTTTAGCCCAGATAATGTATGAAATTACAAgcagaatttatatattataaaaaatgaaagaatgaaacaaaccAAATGCCAATGGTAGAAGaactgaaaatacaatgaaaagccCAAAACggatagcaagaaaagaataGTAAAGAGCGATAAGACAGAATgacttcagtttatttttctattatctcCCATTTTGATTTTATCCATGtgctttattgttttgtttttccaaataCTGTACTGCAATGCAAGAACATATTGTATGCAAATTTTGTGTAGCTGCATGGTTGTTTGTTCTGATTGCTTACAAAAATGAGCCATATATTGGTAAGTATTTGCTGCTAAGGTCAGGTATTGTATGATTTTTCTGGTTATTGCTGCACATTAAAACTgtgtctgcctttttttttttttagatatatgtgaAGATGCTGAACTTCGAGAGAGGATTATGCAGTTGATTAATGAACAAGAAACTAAACGTCTTCATGATCAAACCAGAAAGGTATTTTTTTTGTGGGATTATATATTCTGAGACTATGCATGTACATTCATCCATCCAAACTTCAGaatgttttattcatgttattttgtttttgtgttttgttattttgagtACAAAAGAGTGTTATTATGTGATGCTCACTTCTTTCAGGTTCGACGAGCACATTCCAACACACGAACTCAATCTGTCAGACGAACATCAATTCGTGAAAAGACACTCACGCCAAAGAAAGAAGCACAGGAGGAAGCAAGAATTCGCCTTCAgttagaaaacaagaaaaaacctcGGGTAACTATCTGCTTCAGTTTTATAGGGCAGTGATTGCTGCATCAGTATCCTGGTGAAGTTATAGCTTATCAGATAACTATTTGCTTCAGTTTTATACAGCAGTGATTGCTTGCTGTATCAGTATCCTGGTGAACAAGCCTCAAAATAAGATAGATGCTTTATAGTCAGTGTAAGACTCTTGTATATTTTGTGGGCAATTGTCACCCGTCTGAAGTTACAGCTTATGAGAGCTTTTAGAGAATAGTAGAATAATGCATGAGATGATCTGGAAGGATGCATGTTGCCAGGCAACCGAATTACATTTTGGCTGTAATATGGATGGCTCAAAGGAGGGTAAGATCTTTAACAGGAGaccaaagtaaaagaaaaaaatgcagaatgaAGTCAGAgcgatgctgcaaagaatcttttttACTGCATAAATTGTGATGCACAAGTGTGTCATCATCATTCACTTTATATTTGGATGCTTTCAGCAAAGAACATTACTGCATACATAATGATGCACAAGTGTgatataatcattcatgtttatttttggatGCTTTCCTATGTCAGCTCTCCTATGGGGCATTTGGCTAGccctatttgtttatatataggttgcagttcataattttctttaataattttttttctgtgtcaaCTTTTTAAGatggtaattttctttaataattttttttctgtgtcaaCTTTTTAAGATGGTATGTCTCCAACTTCTTTGTAAATATCTTGAGTGTTATAGTTATTATTCTGTTTGctgtatttatgttttgttggTTCTTGGGATTTCTAAGAGTTTCTGTGTCCTATAATGTTAGGACACTGGTGTACATTTATTCTATCTTGAGTTGTAgtcttttagttgataatcttTCCCCTACTTTGAGCATAAAGTTTTTCTATAAATGTCAAAAAACTCATGCATTTAAAGCACTGTTTTACATTTTGTGTCATAAGCATTGCTGTGCTTACTTGGTACATATCACTTAACAGTATGCATTCTTATATTCCTTCTCATCCGTGGTGAGCAATTTATAATGTAGTGTTTCATGCCTCGGGTTTGGCATTTCAACTTTTAACCTTTTTGGAAGAAGTTTCATCTTTTGCCAAAAAGTTTCCCCAtggttttatatctttttttatattttgtaatattcttttcttcattttataggATAATTAGGTTTTCTGTCAGAATAATCTGTGAGGAAGAGTTTTAATTATGTTTGCTTTTTACACTCTTTTAGATTGATATTGCTGTACAGTAACTTTTGCTGTAGggtcagtttattttagaaatcaattaatttgTATCAGAATTTAGAgccttatttcattttctaactCATAATTTCCACTTTTCCGTAACCTACATCTCGGTGAACATTCCCATTGTGTTAAATTTTGTACAGTAAATACTTTTGAGAGACTGCAACCTATTCCAATCTATTTGCTTTTATGAACAAGCCATCTGTTGTACTGCTGTATATTCTTCACATTAGaggtgtcagaacattattgatGCTGTTCCCTTATTGTGAATGTGATGTCAATGGTTGCTAACTTCACATTTAAAACAATTTCTGTTTAAGATTGTGCCCCAAACACATACCCATACAAGCAACACAATAAGACATATGGTCACTGTGGATGTTCAAAATCAGTGCCACTCATGTAGGGTGCATGTAAATGAGAACTGTAATACAGGACATGTGTAAGATACATGGAACTAAGCAGACCCATTTGTTTCCCTCTCTCAAAGGCACAGCTTGGTAGCATTTATTATTGTAGAGGGTACCACTTAGTATGCTGAGTGACACACTGTACATAGTACTAAATTTCAGGAAAATTCCTTCAACCCCAGCTGCATTACTTTTGTTCTTCACTTTTCATTTGTTCCCTTTGGTTTTTTCCTACTTAGTGTTCCAACTATTTAACTTTATCTTAATCTAATTTTCAACTGTCATTTCAGATCTAATCCTTCACACAAATTCTGTGAAATTCTTGAAATGGCTTGGTAGTCATGTtaaattatctttaataataataatgtcacataAACTTTTTATCATAAATAGCTTAACAAGATTCATAGAGCTTGGCAGAAGGATTTGTTCATAAGTTAATGATAAGTGGTTAAAGCAAAGTAGATTTGAAGAAATTGAACCACTATAGTCGAGCCAAATGAAAGTGGTGCGTGAGAGAAGGCCTCCGTCCAACGCATCGTATCGACATCAAAAGATTTCGGACATCAGACCTTAAAGACCGCTCAGTGAGGATACGAGCGAACAATCTGACCAGCTTATTACATGCGGATTAACTGATTTAGCATGtcagacgaaaaaaaataatcttgttctTGTCTGAGAGGGGTTGATATCTAAATCTTAACcacatgtcaaattatttgtcttttcatataaataaatactacatttacaattaaaaggttccctcGAGTTTGAGCCAGTATGTTATTTAGATCCAAATCCTTGGGCATGAAGGCTGAAATATCATCAATCCTTGGGCATGAAGGctgaaatatcatcaatataacagtaccatgttacgggaaaatggaaaatcttggggatgCACAGGcattcaaaaaattccatatataaatttgaaagaacaggtgaaagtgggtttcccattgctataccaaacgtttgtttaaaatattcctcattgaaaataaagtttatgcaattcatctttaaggtattccaaTACTGAGTCAATGGGcagtttcatgtatatatatatatatatatatatatatatataatatatatatatatatatatatatatatatatatatatatatacagtatatatatatatatatatatatatatatatatatatatattataatatatatacacatatgtatatgtatatatatatgtatatatatatgtatatatatatatatatatatatatatatatatatatatatatatatatatatatatatatatatatatatatatatatatatatatatatatatatatatatatcacacacacacacacacacacacacacacacacacacacacacacacacacacacacacacacacacacaattaaagaGGGAGAAACAATCCTGTACAGAAGACATGTGGGTCTtaaggataaatgtatttttgaaggaagaaaacacttataATCTATTAAAGCACTCCCTGTGTGGCTCTGATTGACCTGGGATCATAATTCTTCCAAGGTTCCTATTTGTTTTCTACTGATCACCCGGAGAAAAAAgccgaaaaggaaaatatatccggGATTATGACCGATGGAACCTTCCCACCTTTAAGATCTTAATGCATCTTCGGTCCTGAATCGGTTTCAGGACTTCTCAAAACCGCGTTCTCCAGGTAAAATGAACGAACTCTTTAGATTTCGCCACGATACATTCAGtctctcacgcgccactttcgtttggctcgactataggtgggaagagaccaaaggatttattgcaaaataaagggaaGTTTGTGTAACTTTGGGATTGAAGGGACATGGTGAAGAACCCTCATTGCTGTTCACAATTCTGTGGAAGATGTATCATAAGTATGCCAGTGTAGGACTCACTACTAAAAGTACCCACTCACAGTCATCTCATTGAGATAATTTCCAGTTATTATTCATTGAGATAATTTCCAGTTATTATATTGATTATCCTGGTTTGCCTAATGGGAATCTGCAGTTTATCAAAGTTAGGTAAAGGCAATAGGATCTGTTGTTTTGAGAATTATTGCCCTGTCAAAGACTGATTGCGTGAATTGCAGTTTTTTCATTCTAGCAGTGTAGAtatgtttttgttgaaataatattttatttgtattggcagtcttttgaagaatttaaaaattttaaaattatgcaaCAAAATTTTACTCTTCTAAAATGGTTTTGATTGTATTTTGAATGGCTGTGCAAAAATCTATAACAGTGTTTGTtagtaatcaaaataattttctactttaGCAGGAGGATTCACCATCTTTAGGAAGTTTGCGACCTATGAAGGAGCCCGATGAATCTTCTTCATTCACAACATTCCCTGCTGTCATTccagaaaataatatgaatacaaCTAGTGCCAAGTAAGTGTTGCATGgcaatatgtattattattttagttaaatTGCAGTATATGAAGATCATGGGAAAAaagtattacataaaaaatatttggaggAAAGGCAATGCAGTATGGAAAGCATGGAGGAATAAGCTTTTTATAGCCCACTGAAAATCTGGCTGTAAGTGCTGGTGTAAAGGTTGTGTCAATAATGGTCAAAATAACAGTTGATAGTTTGGCTTCAAGCCAAATTTACCAAGGAGCTGATCTGTATAATAAGGCAGATATTGGAGAGGAGGTAACATGTAGATTTTCATAAGACATTTAGCAGAGTACCAAGACCAGCAATCAGATGGGCATTATGAAGACACAAATTAAAGGAAGGATCAATACCAAGTTATGGGTCTGTACcataaaatgattttactctGGCAGgtatgtctgaaaaaaaaaaaaaaaaaaaaaactagctaaaTGTTGGTGTCCATCAAGATTCTCTAACAAGTCCTTTACTGCTTATCTTATGAATGATGCAGAAAAGGGGGCCTCAGAATAGTCATTTGCATGTTTTGTTAATTACCTCATTGTCTGAATCGGATCAAGTGGTGTGACAGCAGTAGATACTAGCATGTGTTTCCAGTGAATAATGTTTATCCTATGCACATTGTTTGTAAATTAAGTTGTTATAGGTACTCAGTTATCCtatgaaaatagtaatattcTAATTAAGATCT
This window contains:
- the LOC136848589 gene encoding protein phosphatase 1 regulatory subunit 16A-like, with product MDHSELIAEMAYIEKLSTQERLKLARRRRMQQMKKYTQKEKEVAGSKKEKTAQNEAQKRRRENGKKVCFISNVMLLEAAARNDIDEVKALLENTVDPDSTNEDGLTALHQCCIDDSEEMMKLLVFHGADVNAQDSEKWTPLHAAATCGHLHLAKFLIAKGANLLAVNADGNMPYDICEDDATLDYIEGEMARRGVTQKLIDETRSATENCMLEDLKQIKAEGHSLMLRDHQGATPLHIAAANGYVKVVEYLLSQNVPTEVRDHDDWSPLHAAACWGHPDVLELLVQNGANLHARTKNQETPYDICEDAELRERIMQLINEQETKRLHDQTRKVRRAHSNTRTQSVRRTSIREKTLTPKKEAQEEARIRLQLENKKKPRQEDSPSLGSLRPMKEPDESSSFTTFPAVIPENNMNTTSAKDNLLMEEEEEELKKEENEKKEEEREHTITEEEEENQALFSNFENVRGIVQKNDVLAASPDILSDAVIKTDKNIIARSSSNSSLCRSSGFRIPSSSMVEKVEPQPSTPPIPPPRSSSAAKSDIVSTSNSGGSGMITHSGEGGSKIDIHVTVTVNPFSPGTLADLKKQRAMSRASQSSYTLAPASSTYSLNTSDYDPRPHGRNPEFTSSSVRVDTVAFRPPASPSLSPRKYCGDPAEVIGGVDSQSCCCTM